A part of Micromonospora chersina genomic DNA contains:
- a CDS encoding trans-sulfuration enzyme family protein, with translation MFDASGMTAVDTAAVHAGREDLAALGVHVPPIDFSTTNPLPSVAGGGDDYETLATGGTLPAGGSAVYQRLWNPTVARFETALAHLEGTAEAVAFASGMAALTAALLAATRDGKRHIVAVRPLYGGTDHVLATGLLGTEVTWARPDEVAVAVRPDTALVVVETPANPTLDLVDIAALAAAAGHAPLLVDNTVATPVLQQPARHGAALVLHSATKSIGGHGDVLAGVVACAPDWAARLRQVRAVTGAVLHPLGAYLLHRGLQTLPLRVRAQQAGAEKIAAWLSDHPAVARVHHPSVGDPAGLVGRQMSGPGSLLAFEVRGGAPAAAAVAGACRLITHAVSLGGVDTLIQHPASLTHRPVEGDAKPGGGLLRLSVGLEDPEDLRADLAQALAVL, from the coding sequence ATGTTCGACGCTTCCGGCATGACCGCCGTGGACACCGCAGCCGTGCACGCCGGACGCGAGGACCTCGCGGCTCTCGGCGTCCACGTGCCGCCCATCGACTTCTCCACCACCAACCCGCTGCCCTCCGTGGCCGGCGGCGGTGACGACTACGAAACCCTCGCCACCGGGGGCACCCTCCCCGCCGGCGGCAGCGCCGTCTACCAGCGGCTCTGGAACCCGACAGTGGCCCGCTTCGAAACCGCCCTCGCCCACCTCGAAGGCACCGCCGAAGCCGTCGCCTTCGCCAGCGGCATGGCCGCCCTCACCGCCGCCCTGCTCGCCGCCACCCGCGACGGGAAGCGCCACATCGTCGCCGTCCGTCCCCTCTACGGCGGCACCGACCACGTGCTCGCCACCGGCCTGCTCGGCACCGAGGTCACCTGGGCCCGCCCCGACGAGGTCGCCGTCGCCGTGCGCCCCGACACCGCCCTCGTCGTCGTCGAGACCCCCGCCAACCCCACCCTCGACCTCGTCGACATCGCCGCCCTCGCCGCCGCCGCCGGCCACGCGCCGCTGCTCGTCGACAACACCGTCGCGACCCCCGTCCTCCAGCAGCCCGCCCGGCACGGCGCCGCCCTCGTGCTGCACAGCGCCACCAAGAGCATCGGCGGCCACGGCGACGTCCTCGCCGGTGTCGTCGCCTGCGCCCCCGACTGGGCCGCCCGCCTGCGCCAGGTCCGCGCCGTCACCGGCGCCGTCCTGCACCCGCTCGGCGCCTACCTCCTGCACCGCGGCCTGCAGACCCTGCCGCTGCGGGTCCGCGCCCAGCAGGCCGGCGCCGAGAAGATCGCCGCCTGGCTCTCCGACCACCCCGCCGTCGCCCGGGTCCACCACCCCAGCGTCGGTGACCCGGCCGGGCTCGTCGGCCGGCAGATGTCCGGCCCCGGCAGCCTGCTCGCCTTCGAGGTACGCGGCGGCGCCCCCGCCGCGGCCGCCGTCGCCGGCGCCTGCCGGCTCATCACCCACGCCGTGTCGCTCGGCGGCGTCGACACGCTGATCCAGCACCCGGCCTCGCTCACCCACCGGCCGGTCGAGGGCGACGCCAAGCCGGGCGGCGGGCTGCTGCGCCTGTCCGTCGGGCTGGAGGACCCGGAGGACCTGCGCGCCGACCTGGCGCAGGCGCTCGCGGTGCTCTGA
- a CDS encoding terminase gpP N-terminus-related DNA-binding protein encodes MHPPEIRARARQVFLSGATVAEAARSVGLNYRTVWHWCRDRPTPAVQGTALRCFRCREDVGVPTDPTAYAYLLGLYLGDGHLVATARVPVLRISCSNSWPGLISACDDAMRAVLAEKVQRVPQQGCVNVQSYGKHWPCLFPQHGPGKKHERPIVLADWQRTIVEAHPGDFLRGLFHSDGCRFANRVVVRGKEYVYPRYMFTNESADIMGLCQWALDLLGIAWRMNRRNSLSVARRGAVPALDRHVGPKT; translated from the coding sequence GTGCATCCACCCGAGATACGCGCTCGAGCACGTCAGGTCTTCCTGTCCGGGGCCACCGTCGCCGAAGCGGCCCGCAGTGTCGGCCTCAACTACCGCACCGTCTGGCACTGGTGCCGGGACCGCCCCACGCCTGCCGTTCAGGGCACCGCGCTGCGATGTTTCCGCTGCCGGGAGGATGTCGGGGTTCCGACAGATCCCACCGCCTACGCCTACCTGCTCGGCCTCTACCTGGGCGACGGGCATCTGGTGGCCACCGCGCGGGTGCCGGTGCTCCGGATCTCCTGCAGTAACAGCTGGCCGGGCCTGATCAGCGCCTGCGACGACGCGATGCGGGCGGTGCTGGCGGAGAAGGTGCAGCGCGTCCCGCAACAGGGCTGCGTCAATGTCCAGAGCTACGGCAAGCACTGGCCGTGCCTGTTTCCGCAGCACGGGCCCGGCAAGAAGCACGAGCGCCCGATCGTCCTGGCCGACTGGCAGCGGACCATCGTCGAGGCCCACCCCGGCGACTTCCTGCGCGGCCTGTTCCACTCCGACGGTTGCCGGTTCGCCAACCGGGTCGTGGTGCGCGGTAAGGAGTACGTCTACCCGCGCTACATGTTCACCAACGAGTCGGCGGACATCATGGGCCTCTGCCAGTGGGCTCTGGACCTGCTGGGCATCGCCTGGCGGATGAACCGGCGCAACTCGCTGTCGGTGGCGCGGCGGGGCGCCGTGCCGGCGCTGGACCGCCACGTCGGCCCGAAGACCTGA
- a CDS encoding ANTAR domain-containing response regulator, with protein MAEMQTDAERKRVLIAEDEALIRLDLAEMLVEEGYEVVGEAGDGETAVKLAEELKPDLVILDIKMPIMDGLAAAERIAGARIAPVIILTAFSQRDLVERARAAGAMAYLVKPFQKSDLVPAVEIALSRYSEIAALEAEVAGLTDRLEIRKTVERAKGALMTTYGMTEPQAFKWIQRTAMDHRMTMKEVAERILAETAGGEVAQPAS; from the coding sequence GTGGCCGAGATGCAGACGGATGCCGAGCGCAAGCGCGTTCTGATCGCCGAGGACGAGGCGCTCATCCGGCTGGACCTGGCCGAGATGCTCGTGGAAGAGGGCTACGAGGTGGTCGGCGAGGCCGGTGACGGCGAGACCGCCGTCAAGCTCGCCGAGGAGCTGAAGCCGGACCTGGTCATCCTCGACATCAAGATGCCGATCATGGACGGGCTGGCCGCCGCCGAGCGGATCGCCGGCGCGCGGATCGCCCCGGTCATCATCCTGACCGCGTTCAGCCAGCGCGACCTGGTGGAGCGGGCCCGCGCGGCAGGCGCGATGGCCTACCTGGTCAAGCCGTTCCAGAAGAGCGACCTCGTGCCGGCCGTGGAGATCGCGCTGTCGCGCTACTCGGAGATCGCGGCGCTGGAGGCGGAGGTCGCGGGCCTCACCGACCGGCTGGAGATCCGCAAGACCGTCGAGCGGGCCAAGGGCGCGCTCATGACGACGTACGGGATGACCGAGCCGCAGGCGTTCAAGTGGATCCAGCGCACCGCCATGGACCACCGGATGACCATGAAGGAGGTCGCCGAGCGGATCCTCGCCGAGACCGCCGGCGGCGAGGTGGCACAGCCGGCCTCCTGA
- a CDS encoding branched-chain amino acid ABC transporter substrate-binding protein, whose protein sequence is MRQKLARVLGGVAIGALVFSGAACKADSGSDAGGSKAACDLKIGFFGPLTGDAAGLGIHMRNGTKLAIDQYNKDNADCKVQLSEYDSQGDPAKAPALAQQAVGDSKVVGIIGPAFSGESEVADPIFDEAGLPIITPSATRPSLSTKNWKIFHRGVGNDTSQGPAAGRYIKNVLKAEKVYVVDDQSAYGQGLVDEVKKVLGSVAGEDKIQVKQTNFSAVVTKIQSSGANVLFFGGYYTEAGLLLKQLKGAGWKGTMVAGDGVNDANFIKVAGEQVAEGTILTCPCAPATAAKGSFVTDYKAAFDNAEPGTYADVSYDITKIFLEGIKSGKSSRADLLSFVNSYNKAGGATGVTYKFESNGELDPAQVLVWAFKVNAGKVVPDIEIPKS, encoded by the coding sequence GTGAGGCAGAAGCTCGCACGGGTGCTGGGTGGCGTCGCCATCGGCGCGCTCGTTTTCAGTGGCGCGGCCTGCAAGGCTGACAGTGGTAGTGACGCGGGTGGCAGCAAGGCCGCCTGCGACCTGAAGATCGGCTTCTTCGGCCCGCTGACCGGTGACGCCGCCGGTCTCGGTATCCACATGCGCAACGGCACCAAGCTGGCCATCGACCAGTACAACAAGGACAACGCGGACTGCAAGGTCCAGCTCTCCGAGTACGACTCGCAGGGCGACCCGGCCAAGGCCCCGGCCCTGGCGCAGCAGGCGGTCGGCGACAGCAAGGTCGTCGGCATCATCGGCCCGGCGTTCTCCGGTGAGTCCGAGGTTGCGGACCCGATCTTCGACGAGGCCGGCCTGCCGATCATCACGCCGTCGGCGACCCGTCCGAGCCTGAGCACCAAGAACTGGAAGATCTTCCACCGGGGCGTCGGTAACGACACCTCGCAGGGCCCGGCCGCCGGCCGGTACATCAAGAACGTCCTGAAGGCCGAGAAGGTCTACGTGGTCGACGACCAGTCGGCGTACGGCCAGGGCCTGGTCGACGAGGTGAAGAAGGTTCTCGGCTCGGTCGCGGGCGAGGACAAGATCCAGGTCAAGCAGACCAACTTCTCCGCCGTGGTCACCAAGATCCAGAGCAGCGGTGCGAACGTCCTCTTCTTCGGTGGCTACTACACCGAGGCCGGCCTGCTGCTCAAGCAGCTCAAGGGCGCGGGCTGGAAGGGCACGATGGTCGCCGGTGACGGTGTCAACGACGCCAACTTCATCAAGGTCGCCGGCGAGCAGGTCGCCGAGGGCACGATCCTGACCTGCCCGTGCGCCCCGGCCACCGCGGCCAAGGGCTCCTTCGTGACCGACTACAAGGCGGCCTTCGACAACGCCGAGCCGGGCACCTACGCCGACGTGTCGTACGACATCACGAAGATCTTCCTCGAGGGCATCAAGAGCGGTAAGTCCTCCCGGGCCGACCTGCTCAGCTTCGTGAACTCCTACAACAAGGCCGGCGGCGCCACGGGCGTCACCTACAAGTTCGAGTCCAACGGCGAGCTTGACCCCGCTCAGGTGCTGGTCTGGGCGTTCAAGGTGAACGCGGGCAAGGTCGTCCCCGACATCGAGATCCCCAAGTCCTGA
- a CDS encoding branched-chain amino acid ABC transporter permease: protein MNFDELFGNFPALTITGLEQGAIYALIALGYTLVYGVLRLINFAHSEVFMVGTFTALWTWQALGYDQNSAAPAIGPLILAIVAGLVVAMAASAITAVTVELVAYRPLRRRNAPPLAFLITAIGASFVLAESFGISTSRAPFGMPDLLPQKTVFTLFGAAVTNVQLLILAVTLIMMIALDQFVNRSRLGRGIRAVAQDADTAALMGVNKNRVILLVFVLGGLMAGVGALLWDIRFGYTKFNVGFLIGLKAFSAAVLGGIGNLRGALLGGLLLGVVENYAAGLFGGDWKDFTGFVLLIVLLMFRPTGLLGESLGRARA, encoded by the coding sequence TTGAACTTCGATGAGCTCTTCGGGAACTTCCCGGCGCTGACCATCACCGGCCTGGAGCAGGGCGCGATCTACGCGCTCATCGCTCTCGGCTACACCCTGGTGTACGGCGTTCTGCGCCTGATCAACTTTGCTCACTCCGAGGTCTTCATGGTCGGTACCTTCACCGCCCTGTGGACCTGGCAGGCCCTCGGCTACGACCAGAACTCGGCCGCCCCGGCCATCGGCCCGCTGATCCTGGCGATCGTCGCCGGTCTCGTGGTGGCCATGGCCGCCTCGGCGATCACCGCGGTCACTGTCGAACTGGTCGCCTACCGGCCGCTGCGCCGCCGCAACGCGCCGCCGCTGGCCTTCCTCATCACCGCGATCGGCGCCTCGTTCGTGCTCGCCGAGTCGTTCGGCATCAGCACCAGCCGGGCCCCGTTCGGCATGCCGGACCTGCTCCCGCAGAAGACGGTCTTCACCCTCTTCGGCGCCGCGGTGACAAACGTCCAGCTGCTCATCCTCGCGGTCACGCTGATCATGATGATCGCGCTGGACCAGTTCGTGAACCGCAGCCGCCTGGGCCGCGGCATCCGGGCCGTCGCCCAGGACGCGGACACCGCCGCGCTCATGGGCGTCAACAAGAACCGGGTCATCCTGCTGGTCTTCGTGCTCGGCGGCCTGATGGCCGGCGTGGGCGCCCTGCTGTGGGACATCCGGTTCGGCTACACCAAGTTCAACGTCGGCTTCCTGATCGGGCTCAAGGCGTTCTCGGCCGCGGTGCTCGGCGGCATCGGCAACCTGCGCGGCGCGCTGCTCGGCGGCCTGCTGCTCGGGGTGGTGGAGAACTACGCGGCCGGCCTGTTCGGCGGCGACTGGAAGGACTTCACCGGCTTCGTGCTGCTGATCGTGCTGCTGATGTTCCGCCCGACCGGTCTGCTCGGCGAATCTCTCGGGAGGGCGCGCGCATGA
- a CDS encoding branched-chain amino acid ABC transporter permease has product MTATVDKKRTAGFKSRWAAMPKQVRWAAIAALVVLLYILPNKWFYEYLGFPIGSDYFAFYTTRSDFAGVLFDTAVFVLLAVGLNVVVGFAGLLDLGYFGFYALGAYTVALLTSPESRFGTNWPWLAAVPLAVMVAMVSGVILGGPTLRLRGDYLAIVTLGFAEMIRLYAARQDGLLQGQRGIPAIPHPPGTGSDGKPLFGVVDARPYYWLMLTLILIVLLLIRNLANSRVGRAWVAIREDEDAAEIMGVPTFKYKLWAFAIGAAVAGLTGAVFAGKQTFINSDQFVLESSILVLAAVILGGAGNIKGAIVGGAVTWYLPEWLRGVGDLIGVEFDAAEYRILVFGLVVIVMMIFRPQGLVPNRRRAAEFADRRKEAVPQETVPNE; this is encoded by the coding sequence ATGACCGCCACCGTGGACAAGAAGCGGACCGCGGGCTTCAAGAGCCGCTGGGCGGCGATGCCCAAGCAGGTGCGCTGGGCGGCGATCGCCGCACTGGTCGTCCTGCTCTACATCCTGCCCAACAAGTGGTTCTACGAGTACCTCGGCTTCCCGATCGGCAGCGACTACTTCGCCTTCTACACCACCCGCTCGGACTTCGCGGGCGTGCTCTTCGACACCGCGGTGTTCGTGCTGCTGGCCGTCGGGCTCAACGTGGTGGTCGGCTTCGCCGGCCTGCTCGACCTGGGCTACTTCGGCTTCTACGCGCTCGGCGCGTACACGGTCGCGTTGCTCACGTCGCCGGAGAGCCGGTTCGGCACGAACTGGCCGTGGCTGGCGGCGGTGCCGCTGGCGGTGATGGTGGCGATGGTCTCCGGCGTGATCCTCGGTGGCCCGACGCTGCGCCTGCGCGGTGACTACCTGGCCATCGTGACCCTCGGCTTCGCCGAGATGATCCGGCTCTACGCCGCGCGCCAGGACGGTCTCCTCCAGGGCCAGCGGGGCATTCCGGCGATCCCGCACCCGCCGGGCACCGGCTCGGACGGCAAGCCGCTGTTCGGGGTGGTCGACGCCCGGCCGTACTACTGGCTGATGCTGACGCTGATCCTCATCGTGCTGCTGCTGATCCGGAACCTGGCCAACAGCCGGGTCGGCCGGGCCTGGGTGGCCATCCGCGAGGACGAGGACGCCGCCGAGATCATGGGCGTGCCGACGTTCAAGTACAAGCTGTGGGCGTTCGCCATCGGCGCCGCCGTGGCCGGCCTGACCGGCGCGGTCTTCGCCGGCAAGCAGACGTTCATCAACTCCGACCAGTTCGTGCTGGAGAGCTCCATCCTGGTGCTCGCCGCGGTGATCCTCGGCGGCGCCGGCAACATCAAGGGCGCCATCGTCGGCGGCGCGGTCACCTGGTACCTGCCGGAGTGGCTGCGCGGCGTCGGTGACCTCATCGGGGTGGAGTTCGACGCCGCCGAGTACCGGATCCTGGTCTTCGGCCTCGTGGTCATCGTCATGATGATCTTCCGGCCGCAGGGTCTGGTGCCCAACCGGCGGCGGGCGGCGGAGTTCGCCGACCGGCGCAAGGAAGCGGTTCCCCAGGAGACGGTGCCCAATGAGTGA
- a CDS encoding ABC transporter ATP-binding protein, whose amino-acid sequence MSEPQMHSERDQTSERDIADDGRSTVGTPPEKGADTPVEPTPGETAAAGREPLLEVDHVTLRFGGVVALDDVAFTLYKGEILGLIGPNGAGKTTCFNAMTGVYRPTEGEIRFAGQRINGKRRSWITKAGIARTFQNIRLFPEMTALENVMVGADAHHKTSVISAMLRLPRHWREERQGRERAYELLRFVGIERRAGDLARNLSYGEQRRLEIARALATDPTLLCLDEPAAGFTPAEKEELNGLIRKIRDNGTTILLIEHDMRLVMGVTDRIVVLEFGKKIAEGLPAEVREDPKVIAAYLGVPTDAA is encoded by the coding sequence ATGAGTGAGCCGCAGATGCACAGCGAGCGCGACCAGACCAGCGAGCGGGACATCGCCGACGACGGTCGCAGCACGGTCGGCACCCCGCCGGAGAAGGGCGCGGACACGCCGGTCGAGCCCACGCCGGGCGAGACCGCCGCGGCCGGGCGGGAGCCGCTGCTGGAGGTCGACCACGTCACCCTCCGCTTCGGCGGTGTGGTCGCTCTCGACGACGTCGCCTTCACCCTGTACAAGGGTGAGATCCTCGGCCTGATCGGCCCGAACGGCGCCGGCAAGACGACCTGCTTCAACGCGATGACCGGCGTCTACCGGCCCACCGAGGGCGAGATCCGGTTCGCCGGGCAGCGGATCAACGGCAAGCGCCGGAGCTGGATCACCAAGGCCGGCATCGCCCGGACGTTCCAGAACATCCGGCTCTTCCCGGAGATGACCGCGCTGGAGAACGTGATGGTGGGCGCCGACGCCCACCACAAGACCAGCGTGATCTCCGCGATGCTGCGGCTGCCGCGGCACTGGCGGGAGGAGCGGCAGGGCCGCGAGCGGGCGTACGAGCTGCTGCGGTTCGTCGGCATCGAGCGCCGCGCCGGGGACCTGGCCCGCAACCTCTCGTACGGCGAGCAGCGCCGGCTGGAGATCGCCCGGGCCCTGGCCACGGATCCGACCCTGCTCTGCCTGGACGAGCCGGCCGCCGGCTTCACCCCGGCGGAGAAGGAGGAACTGAACGGCCTGATCCGGAAGATCCGCGACAATGGCACGACGATCCTGTTGATCGAGCACGACATGCGACTCGTCATGGGCGTGACCGACCGCATCGTGGTGCTGGAGTTCGGCAAGAAGATCGCCGAGGGCCTGCCGGCCGAGGTCCGGGAGGACCCGAAGGTGATCGCCGCGTACCTGGGGGTGCCGACCGATGCTGCTTGA
- a CDS encoding ABC transporter ATP-binding protein: MLLEINDLTLLYGRIQALHGISLRVDEGEVVALIGANGAGKTTTMRAISGLRPVASGSIVFDGTDVTRMRADLRVVRGIGQAPEGRGVFPGMTVVENLEMGAYTRKDRSGIAEDMKMVMDLFPRLHERRKQAGGTLSGGEQQMLAVGRALMARPKLLLLDEPSMGLAPMLIQQIFEIITRINEQGTTILLVEQNAQQALSRAHRGYVLETGRIVKEGTGRDLLHDPAVKEAYLGVA; encoded by the coding sequence ATGCTGCTTGAGATCAACGACCTGACCCTGCTGTACGGGCGGATCCAGGCGCTGCACGGGATCAGCCTGCGCGTCGACGAGGGTGAGGTGGTGGCCCTGATCGGCGCGAACGGCGCCGGCAAGACCACCACCATGCGGGCGATCTCCGGGCTGCGCCCGGTGGCCTCCGGCTCGATCGTCTTCGACGGGACCGACGTCACCCGGATGCGGGCCGACCTGCGGGTGGTCCGGGGCATCGGGCAGGCGCCCGAGGGCCGGGGCGTGTTCCCCGGGATGACCGTCGTCGAGAACCTGGAGATGGGCGCGTACACCCGCAAGGACCGGTCGGGCATCGCCGAGGACATGAAGATGGTCATGGACCTCTTCCCCCGGCTGCACGAGCGGCGCAAGCAGGCCGGTGGCACGCTCTCCGGTGGCGAGCAGCAGATGCTGGCGGTGGGCCGGGCCCTGATGGCCCGCCCGAAGCTGCTGCTGCTCGACGAGCCCTCGATGGGGCTCGCGCCGATGCTGATCCAGCAGATCTTCGAGATCATCACCCGGATCAACGAGCAGGGCACCACCATCCTGCTGGTGGAGCAGAACGCCCAGCAGGCGCTCTCCCGGGCCCACCGGGGCTACGTGCTGGAGACCGGCCGGATCGTCAAGGAGGGCACCGGCCGGGACCTGCTGCACGACCCGGCGGTCAAGGAGGCGTACCTCGGCGTCGCCTGA
- the polA gene encoding DNA polymerase I yields the protein MTATTPRLLLVDGHSLAYRAFFALPVENFSTTTGQPTNAVYGFTSMLINVLRDEQPSHIVVAFDVSRRSFRTEKYAEYKAGRSETPTDFKGQVSLVKEVLAALRIPVVEKEGYEADDVIATLACQARDQGMDVLITTGDRDAFQLVGDRVTVLYPRKGVSDLARMDPAAVEAKYGVGPGRYRDLAALVGETSDNLPGVPGVGPKTAAKWINLYDGVEGVVARADEIKGKAGDSLRERLADVIRNYEINCLVTDLELPVRPEDARWQGWDREAVHQVFDTLQFRILRDRLYQYLEAVEPEAEAGFELAGQVLTEPGALAGWLATHAPAGAPVGVAVKLDTGPNRRHTAAVTGMALATAGGAAAWFDPATLDPRDEGALAGWLADEARPKVLHDSKPAVLAFAAHGWDLQGISRDTQIAAYLARPDQRSYDLTDLALRYLHRELRVDAPESGQLTLDGLGDDGAAEQNLMLQARATLDLADAIDAELSRDGEQSARLMAGVELPLMRVLATMERTGIAADTHYLSELEAHFAAEVKAAAQGAYAAVGREFNLGSPKQLQEILFGELGLPKTKKIKTGYTTDADALQWLYAQNPHPVLEHLLRHRDVAKLKMTVDGLLKSVSDDGRIHTTFNQTVAATGRLSSTEPNLQNIPIRTEEGRRIRRAFVVGEGYECLLTADYSQIEMRIMAHLSSDDALIEAFNSGHDFHAATASSVFTVEVDQVTADQRRKIKAMNYGLAYGLSAFGLSQQLGISAEEARGLMENYFAGFGGVRDYLQEVVARARQDGYTSTILGRRRYLPDLVSDNRQRREMAERMALNAPIQGSAADIIKVAMLHVDSALRDAGLRSRMLLQVHDELVFEVAPGEREALEALVRKEMGAAYPLSVPLEVSVGEGRDWNSADH from the coding sequence GTGACAGCTACGACGCCGCGCCTGCTCCTCGTCGACGGACACTCCCTGGCATACCGGGCGTTCTTCGCCCTGCCGGTGGAGAACTTCTCCACCACCACGGGGCAGCCGACCAACGCCGTCTACGGCTTCACCTCGATGCTGATCAACGTGCTCCGCGACGAGCAGCCCAGCCACATCGTGGTCGCCTTCGACGTCTCCCGCCGCTCCTTCCGGACGGAGAAGTACGCGGAGTACAAGGCCGGCCGCAGCGAGACCCCGACCGACTTCAAGGGCCAGGTCAGCCTCGTCAAGGAGGTCCTCGCGGCGCTGCGCATCCCGGTCGTGGAGAAGGAGGGCTACGAGGCCGACGACGTCATCGCCACCCTCGCCTGCCAGGCCCGCGACCAGGGCATGGACGTGCTGATCACCACCGGCGACCGGGACGCGTTCCAGCTCGTCGGCGATCGGGTCACCGTGCTCTACCCGCGCAAGGGCGTCTCCGACCTGGCCCGGATGGACCCGGCCGCCGTCGAGGCGAAGTACGGCGTCGGCCCCGGCCGCTACCGCGACCTGGCCGCCCTGGTCGGCGAGACCAGCGACAACCTGCCCGGCGTCCCGGGTGTCGGCCCGAAGACCGCCGCCAAGTGGATCAACCTCTACGACGGGGTCGAGGGCGTGGTGGCCCGGGCCGACGAGATCAAGGGCAAGGCCGGCGACAGCCTGCGCGAGCGGCTCGCCGACGTGATCCGCAACTACGAGATCAACTGCCTGGTCACCGACCTGGAGCTGCCGGTGCGCCCGGAGGACGCCCGCTGGCAGGGCTGGGACCGGGAGGCCGTGCACCAGGTCTTCGACACCCTCCAGTTCCGCATCCTGCGCGACCGGCTCTACCAGTACCTGGAGGCCGTCGAGCCGGAGGCCGAGGCCGGCTTCGAGCTGGCCGGGCAGGTGCTCACCGAGCCGGGCGCGCTCGCCGGCTGGCTGGCCACGCACGCCCCGGCCGGCGCCCCGGTCGGCGTGGCGGTCAAGCTCGACACCGGCCCCAACCGGCGGCACACCGCCGCCGTGACGGGCATGGCGCTGGCCACCGCCGGCGGCGCGGCCGCCTGGTTCGACCCGGCCACGCTCGATCCCAGGGACGAGGGCGCCCTGGCCGGCTGGCTGGCCGACGAGGCCCGCCCCAAGGTGCTGCACGACAGCAAGCCGGCCGTGCTCGCGTTCGCCGCGCACGGCTGGGACCTCCAGGGCATCTCCCGTGACACCCAGATCGCCGCCTACCTGGCCCGCCCCGACCAGCGCTCCTACGACCTCACCGACCTCGCGCTGCGCTACCTGCACCGCGAGCTGCGGGTCGACGCGCCGGAGAGCGGCCAGCTCACCCTCGACGGGCTCGGCGACGACGGCGCGGCCGAGCAGAACCTCATGCTCCAGGCCCGGGCCACCCTCGACCTGGCCGACGCGATCGACGCCGAGCTGTCCCGCGACGGCGAGCAGTCCGCCCGGCTGATGGCCGGCGTCGAGCTGCCGCTCATGCGGGTGCTCGCCACCATGGAGCGCACGGGTATCGCCGCGGACACCCACTACCTGTCGGAGCTGGAGGCGCACTTCGCCGCCGAGGTGAAGGCCGCCGCCCAGGGCGCGTACGCGGCGGTCGGTCGGGAGTTCAACCTGGGCTCGCCCAAGCAGCTCCAGGAGATCCTCTTCGGTGAGCTGGGCCTGCCCAAGACCAAGAAGATCAAGACCGGCTACACCACCGACGCCGACGCCCTCCAGTGGCTCTACGCGCAGAACCCGCACCCGGTGCTGGAACACCTGCTGCGCCACCGCGACGTCGCCAAGCTCAAGATGACCGTCGACGGGCTGCTCAAGTCGGTCTCCGACGACGGCCGCATCCACACCACGTTCAACCAGACGGTGGCGGCCACCGGCCGGCTCTCCTCGACCGAGCCCAACCTCCAGAACATCCCGATCCGCACGGAGGAGGGGCGGCGGATCCGGCGGGCCTTCGTGGTCGGCGAGGGCTACGAGTGCCTGCTCACCGCCGACTACAGCCAGATCGAGATGCGGATCATGGCGCACCTGTCCTCCGACGACGCGCTGATCGAGGCGTTCAACTCGGGGCACGACTTCCACGCCGCCACCGCCTCCTCGGTCTTCACCGTCGAGGTCGACCAGGTCACCGCCGACCAGCGCCGCAAGATCAAGGCGATGAACTACGGCCTGGCCTACGGGCTCAGCGCGTTCGGCCTGTCCCAGCAGCTCGGGATCAGCGCCGAGGAGGCCCGCGGCCTCATGGAGAACTACTTCGCCGGGTTCGGCGGGGTGCGTGACTACCTCCAGGAGGTGGTGGCGCGGGCGCGGCAGGACGGTTACACCTCCACCATCCTGGGCCGCCGCCGCTACCTGCCCGACCTGGTCAGCGACAACCGGCAGCGCCGGGAGATGGCCGAGCGGATGGCCCTCAACGCCCCGATCCAGGGCTCCGCGGCCGACATCATCAAGGTCGCCATGCTGCACGTCGACAGCGCGCTGCGCGACGCCGGGCTGCGCTCCCGGATGCTCCTGCAGGTGCACGACGAGCTGGTCTTCGAGGTCGCCCCCGGTGAGCGGGAGGCCCTGGAGGCGCTGGTCCGCAAGGAGATGGGTGCGGCGTACCCGCTCTCCGTGCCGCTGGAGGTGTCCGTCGGCGAGGGCCGCGACTGGAACAGCGCCGACCACTGA
- a CDS encoding DUF3140 domain-containing protein: MSPSDDPQQTYREFTDAVNMKPGELQKWLETDESKHVGWRKGTRGGESVGHESGRRIIDLLRRKRDQLTAADYKHMRKVVGYVRRHMAQRPSGDVRRTRWRYSLMNWGHDPVKAPLPPPGGPSRKALQRHGAPPKERRGPGR; this comes from the coding sequence ATGAGCCCAAGTGACGACCCGCAGCAGACGTACCGGGAGTTCACCGACGCGGTGAACATGAAGCCGGGCGAGCTCCAGAAGTGGCTGGAGACCGACGAGTCCAAGCACGTCGGCTGGCGGAAGGGCACCCGGGGCGGCGAGTCGGTGGGCCACGAGTCGGGCCGGCGGATCATCGACCTGCTGCGCCGCAAGCGCGACCAGCTCACCGCCGCCGACTACAAGCACATGCGCAAGGTCGTCGGCTACGTCCGGCGGCACATGGCCCAGCGGCCCAGCGGCGACGTGCGCCGCACCCGCTGGCGGTACTCGCTGATGAACTGGGGCCACGACCCGGTCAAGGCGCCGCTCCCGCCGCCCGGCGGGCCGTCCCGGAAGGCCCTGCAGCGCCACGGCGCCCCGCCCAAGGAACGCCGCGGGCCGGGCCGCTGA